ttttcaaaagtatatctatccatggtgtggtacttgtcaaaacactgagggaaagggggtggagtgggaccttttaacctctcgtgttgtgtttcctgtccctgcaaggaggaggaggacgtcctccaatgtgctgtcaggatggactcctggaaaccgaattatcggtaggtaataatacccatttttttttttaccaattatatggtgcccagtccgtggaggagagtctcctctcctccaccctgggtaccaactgcacatgatctgcttacttcccgcatggtgggcatattcccatgcgggaagtaagcggatcaatgcattgctaggtgtgcggaatccccgcggttccgcacaaagaatgaacatgctgcgtttttttctggaatgcgattccgctcaggaaaacaatgcagcatgtgcacaaaaaatgcggaatgcattctattaAATAAGATGCTTAACGTGAGCGTTATTTtcacggttttatagcgaaaaaccacaaaaaatctGCTTTTCCTCGGTACCATATATGACCTCTACTATATGCTTTCTGCCTGAAAAGaacagtgtaaggctatgtgcacacgttcaggaattcatgcagaaaattcctgagaattccggacattttctgcatgaaatccgcaagaaaaccgcatgcgtttttgccgcggttgtgacgcgttttttccggacacttcccaatgcattttggagtgggaaatccgcagaaaaaccgcaaaaagatagagcatgtccggattttgtgcggtatgctttttttttgcagaaaaaaacgcatcatgtacacaaaacatccggaattcattctaaatgatgggatgcttattgtatgtggtttttttgcggttttatagcgtttttatcgggaaaacccgcgaaaaaaccgcaacgtgtgaacacagcctaagggtaagttcacacagggcgtttttgctgtggtttttttgtgctaattttcagctgctttttacaataccagcaaagcctatgagatttcagaaatctcatacacacacattggttttttgtttgatcagtattttgtgctttgctgtgtcttttggacatagagcatgtcactttcagcgtttttgctgcgtttttcacccattgacttgaataggtgttgaaaaaaacacagcaaaaacgcaggtatcattatttgctgtgtttttgctgctgaaaatccaaggacattagcatggacaaagaggaaaaaaaagtaacaaacacacctaaacctgcgtttttggcgcagcttctttactgccaagttgatcagattttgctgcaaaaaaaaaaagcagcaaaaatgccctgtgtgaactaaggctacgttcatattagcgttccgctaatgtgcgtcgctgttgcgtcggcgacgcagcggcgacgcgcccctatgtttaacataggggacgcgtgcgtttttttggttgcgtttttcgacacgtgcatcgtttccgacgctagcgtcggacgcaagaaaatgcaacaagttgcatttttcgtgcgtccgattttcgtcaaaaaccgacgcacgcgtcgcaaaacgcagcgtttttgcgcgcgttttttgtgcgtcgagcgttgcgtcgccgacgcaccggcgcgcaacgctaatgtgaacgtagcctaacccttACTATGTGTGTTATTCATGTAAAATCTTGCATGAGGCAGCTCTTAGACGCAGGCAGCTCATCCTTATTTCCTTTCTTTCCGTAGGTCTGGGGTTTAATATTGTGGGTGGCACAGACCAACAATATGTCTCACATGATAGTGGCATCTATGTCAGCAGCATCAAGGAGGGAGGAGCTGCTGCGGTTGATGGCCGGCTGCAGGAAGGAGACCGGATCTTGGAGGTAAGGCCCGGAGCGATCCGCCTGCTGCTGTTCTCTGCTTCACCTCTGTTCTCATAATTATTTTAACTGTTTACTTAAGCAAGAAAATTCTCATAAATAGGGGCTTGGCCAGGATACGTTCCCGTGCGCCAGCCCTCCGGGTACTACTGGTATCGCCATGCACAATGCCCAGGTGTGAACTGCCGACAAGAATGTATATGGGTCTCATAATCTGTGTGTGGCTCATTCACTTATTAAACGAATACCTACAGCTATGGAAACCTGTTCTgttactttcttttttttattcGTGGAAGTGGTGGTTTGCAAATTAGTGTTATTAAAAATAatcatttgccttttttttttcttttttttttatcgagtttctttttttatttttacttgtgATGTTAATAGATGCGTTTTTGTTCCAAACTCTTCCGAATGTCGCATACGTTTCACGACTTTAATGGTGATACCTTGGTTGATATCTGTCTAGTGGTtgtttgtttaatctttattttcagtttgtagttaatgatgtgctcggggcggcctgtggggggtgctcTCATTAGGTATTCAGCAGTATGGCTTCTGATAGGTTACTAcccctagtttacatactgaatataatatggtttgaaaaacaaaataaaaaaatcacctcCAGCAGAAGCccacccccccacaggccgcccagaagcacgagcatgtcattaactcaaaactgaaaataaagatgaaactgcaaccacaagacggatttaatcaaccaaggtattattGTAATCTGTATAactgcaccaacctgacactgtctgtaggttattcagcacaatcctgctgacaggttccctttaactccagaGTGGCATTTGCCCCTTGGTACTCTCCTAAAGATACTTGCAAAGGGGCTGTAAAATGTCTTTGGCATAGACGATTTGTATTAAACAATATATTTATAGAATTAATTTTCCTTTCTGCTCAGATAAACGGTACTAAACTAGAAAATCTCTTGCACAAGATGGCTGTGGACCTCTTCAGGAACTCTACTGACCCTGTGGTGCTAAAAGTCCAACATCAGGTCTGTGCCATTAATTGCTCTACGTCATAGTCTTCAGCTATGCATGTGTTATATGTAGATTATTCCTTCCTGAACTATTTCTGTGTTGTGCAACTTTGGACATAAATTGTCCATTGTGTTTTTGGCTGGAGAAAAGGTACTTCATGTGCCAGCAAAGTCCAGAGCTTCAGGGCCCCACCGTCACATCTGAGCAACATAGTCACTGGTTAGGATCTCGGGTCACCCTTTTTTGCCTAAGCTTCTGCTTCTCTGTCCACTCCCTATATGTTCACAAAAAGCATTGGGCCTGATTGCCAAAATGATGGCCCCCACTCACCATTGAGGGCTCTGAAGAGGATGCATGGCAAGCAGTGTGCCAGTGTCTCCCCTCCGCATGAGATTGCACGGTCTATGTATGTATAAACTTTATATAAAAAAGAAGCTGCCCTTAGTACTACGCCAAAACTTTACCATATATGAAACATCATCTTTAGTTTTTCCAGCAGACAAGTTACATAAAGTTGACACTCGGTCTGAGGGACTAGTTGACCAGAGGTCCCATTGCTGGCTTGCACTTCCTCTATGGTAAGTGCCATTGTCACCTATCAACTCTTCGGCTCACAACCATTCTTTTCACAAGCCCAGTTTATTCTTCTTTCAGCCCATTTGGCTGAGACTGCAGGAATCACCGGTCTGGATTTAACCTGTAGTCCACGAGTTTAGTACCCCTGGTCTAGGAGTAGTGGGGTCCAAAAAAGGACAAGTAGAGCACCAAGGTGCTAGGTAAAATATTGATCTTCATTCCTTGGTCCTGTAActggggccagggtggtagccgtaccgagggattgctgctgcttcctcatcacaccctgactctccgctacagaaatatcatgtccattttgtggtgtgctgtgtgtcaagtagttcacccacctgtgagtcagaatccttcacagcatacagggctccaatccgtcgcagacacacaaatgttatcaaagtcccgCTTCATTTTAAGTAAAAC
This region of Ranitomeya imitator isolate aRanImi1 chromosome 1, aRanImi1.pri, whole genome shotgun sequence genomic DNA includes:
- the SYNJ2BP gene encoding synaptojanin-2-binding protein, which codes for MSAGSRAVLEEIQLIRGPSGLGFNIVGGTDQQYVSHDSGIYVSSIKEGGAAAVDGRLQEGDRILEINGTKLENLLHKMAVDLFRNSTDPVVLKVQHQNHLNGPLGSRSDRDSEGTSLAVIVVPVLLAAVAIYAFVKLRQRAARF